One genomic window of Candidatus Nitrospira inopinata includes the following:
- a CDS encoding ATP-binding protein → MPEPSQLANGSGGPSSPPIDHIDDRRQPISVPHPRGNPSGASREPDRKKPHLRPVWIVLILLIPCLALTFYYAQMVVPGGEEKGSLVPTAGYAIVLLLVNLDLIGLVVLTLLLSRNLIKAYFERRHRLVGSGFRTKLIAAFIGFSLIPTVLLAIVASGFLNKAVDVWFSEQIENVMRDSYEVARLQQAGHIALAVNSARAIGQEIYREDMLLPEQRDLLIAAMARKRAEYGVAGIEVFSNKMEALTKTFDTSVPEGVLDLPVSQLVLQAINGKQESTSVQEAQSGRLVRTAIPVPSGIRSGEVAGVVVVETYVPESLLTKMEGISRQYEEYKQIKAMKNPIKAGAYLVIAIVTVMILFSATWFGFYVARGITVPIQRLAEATEAVAQGDLTVQIDAKATDEIGTLIASFNRMTQDLQTSKSKLEEANLTLWNTNVELDRRRAYIETVVATIPTGLLSIDRFGMITTFNPSGERILGLAGDRLRGRQANEVFKEFGLDVFQTAYDRLLAEERNDVSLEGQLDVQGKLITIRLSGSRMKDEANQDLGFVLIFEDLTELIKAQKVAAWQEVARRLAHEIKNPLTPIQLSAQRLRKKFFEQAPDFNRVFDEATNVIVNEVGSIKHLLDEFTKFARMPVPQMTRQPLHDVVREVAAMYQSVQKDIEVLLELDEDLPLLNFDRDQLKRVFVNLFDNAVQAMNQKGRIWVSTKYDAKRKRAVVTVADEGPGIQPEDQERLFVPYFTRKKTGTGLGLAIVRRIITDHDGQIQAGANHPKGAVFTFELPV, encoded by the coding sequence ATGCCAGAGCCAAGCCAGTTGGCGAACGGTTCCGGCGGACCATCCTCCCCCCCAATCGACCACATCGACGATCGCCGGCAGCCGATCTCCGTTCCCCACCCGCGTGGAAACCCTTCGGGCGCCTCCAGAGAGCCGGATCGAAAAAAACCGCACCTCCGTCCCGTCTGGATCGTGCTGATCCTGTTGATTCCCTGCCTGGCGTTGACGTTCTACTACGCGCAAATGGTCGTGCCGGGCGGCGAGGAGAAGGGATCGCTCGTGCCGACGGCCGGCTACGCCATCGTGCTGTTGCTGGTGAATCTCGATTTGATCGGGCTGGTCGTTCTGACCCTGCTCCTGTCCCGCAATTTGATCAAGGCCTATTTCGAGCGCCGCCATCGACTCGTCGGCTCCGGCTTTCGCACCAAGCTCATCGCGGCGTTCATCGGGTTCTCGCTGATCCCGACCGTGCTGCTCGCGATCGTCGCCAGCGGGTTTCTCAACAAGGCGGTGGATGTCTGGTTCAGCGAGCAGATCGAAAACGTCATGCGGGACTCATATGAGGTCGCGCGGTTGCAGCAGGCCGGGCACATCGCGTTGGCGGTCAACAGCGCGCGGGCGATCGGGCAGGAAATATACCGCGAGGACATGCTGCTGCCGGAGCAGCGGGATCTTCTCATCGCGGCGATGGCGCGGAAACGCGCGGAATATGGAGTCGCGGGGATCGAGGTCTTTTCCAACAAGATGGAAGCCCTCACCAAGACGTTTGATACCAGCGTGCCGGAGGGCGTGTTGGATCTGCCGGTCAGCCAACTCGTCCTTCAGGCCATCAACGGCAAGCAGGAATCCACTTCCGTGCAAGAGGCCCAATCGGGCCGGTTGGTGCGGACGGCCATTCCGGTGCCTTCCGGCATCCGAAGCGGGGAGGTGGCCGGTGTCGTGGTGGTCGAAACCTACGTGCCGGAGTCGCTGCTGACGAAAATGGAAGGCATCAGCCGACAATATGAAGAGTACAAGCAGATCAAGGCGATGAAAAACCCCATCAAAGCGGGCGCCTATCTTGTGATCGCCATCGTAACGGTCATGATTCTGTTCAGCGCGACCTGGTTCGGTTTTTACGTGGCGCGCGGCATCACCGTGCCGATCCAACGATTGGCCGAAGCGACCGAGGCGGTGGCGCAAGGGGACCTCACCGTCCAGATCGACGCCAAGGCCACGGATGAAATCGGCACCCTCATCGCGTCTTTTAACCGGATGACGCAGGATCTGCAAACCAGCAAATCCAAATTGGAAGAAGCCAATCTGACGCTCTGGAACACGAACGTCGAGCTGGATCGCCGGCGGGCCTATATCGAAACGGTCGTGGCCACGATCCCGACGGGCCTGTTGTCGATCGATCGCTTCGGCATGATCACGACGTTCAACCCGTCGGGTGAGCGCATTCTCGGGCTTGCGGGCGACCGGCTGCGGGGGCGTCAGGCCAACGAGGTCTTTAAAGAATTCGGACTCGACGTCTTTCAGACCGCCTACGACCGTCTGTTGGCCGAGGAGCGGAACGACGTGAGCCTGGAAGGACAGTTGGACGTTCAAGGCAAGCTGATCACGATTCGACTGAGCGGATCGCGGATGAAAGACGAGGCGAACCAGGACCTGGGCTTCGTCTTGATCTTCGAGGACTTGACCGAGCTGATCAAGGCGCAGAAAGTCGCGGCGTGGCAGGAAGTGGCCAGGCGGCTCGCGCATGAGATCAAAAATCCGCTGACTCCCATTCAATTGTCGGCCCAACGGCTTCGCAAGAAGTTCTTCGAGCAGGCGCCGGATTTCAATCGTGTGTTCGACGAGGCGACGAACGTCATCGTCAACGAAGTGGGGAGCATCAAGCACCTGTTGGACGAGTTCACGAAATTTGCCAGAATGCCGGTTCCTCAGATGACGCGCCAGCCGCTGCACGACGTCGTGCGGGAAGTGGCCGCCATGTATCAGTCGGTACAAAAGGACATCGAGGTCCTTTTAGAATTGGACGAAGATCTGCCCTTGCTCAATTTCGATCGCGATCAGCTCAAACGGGTCTTCGTCAACCTGTTCGACAACGCCGTTCAAGCGATGAATCAAAAGGGGCGGATCTGGGTGAGCACGAAGTATGATGCCAAGCGGAAGCGGGCGGTGGTGACCGTGGCGGACGAAGGTCCTGGCATCCAGCCGGAGGATCAAGAGCGGCTGTTCGTGCCCTATTTTACGCGGAAGAAGACCGGCACGGGTTTGGGGCTCGCGATCGTGCGGCGGATCATCACGGACCACGACGGGCAGATTCAGGCCGGCGCCAATCATCCCAAGGGGGCGGTGTTTACGTTTGAGTTGCCGGTCTAA
- a CDS encoding SDR family NAD(P)-dependent oxidoreductase, whose protein sequence is MKASLPKKHGPAPERSDCAEQAERAQPPPSALVTGASGGIGRAISRAFGSMGWHVGVHYAQNKRAAEATLRQVLSNGGTGDLYQADVREPDAVQRMVDVWRTHTPAPSVFICNAGIAGGDLLIRHSERIWNDVVATNLTGTFYCLRAVAPVLMARGGGSIVVIGSHTGFHGATGQAAYAASKAGLIGLMRTAAWEWGSHNIRVNLVLPGWQHTNMTKDIYPENGGWPDHALRRPTTLDEAARTIMYLAGLEHVSGQVWNCDSRLL, encoded by the coding sequence ATGAAGGCATCGCTTCCCAAGAAACATGGGCCGGCACCGGAACGATCGGATTGCGCCGAACAAGCCGAACGCGCGCAGCCTCCTCCGTCCGCGCTGGTCACCGGAGCATCGGGAGGAATCGGGCGGGCCATCAGTCGCGCCTTCGGATCGATGGGGTGGCACGTCGGCGTCCACTACGCTCAAAACAAACGCGCCGCCGAGGCGACGCTCCGTCAAGTCCTGTCGAACGGCGGCACGGGCGATCTTTATCAGGCGGACGTCCGCGAGCCGGACGCGGTGCAACGGATGGTCGACGTCTGGCGAACCCATACGCCCGCTCCCTCGGTATTCATTTGCAATGCCGGCATCGCAGGGGGCGACCTGCTCATTCGACATTCGGAACGGATCTGGAACGATGTCGTCGCGACGAACTTGACGGGAACCTTTTACTGTCTGCGCGCCGTCGCACCCGTGCTGATGGCCCGTGGCGGAGGCTCCATCGTCGTCATCGGTTCCCATACCGGGTTTCACGGGGCCACCGGACAGGCCGCCTACGCCGCATCGAAGGCCGGGCTGATTGGATTGATGAGAACTGCGGCGTGGGAATGGGGATCTCACAATATCCGCGTGAACCTGGTCTTGCCAGGCTGGCAACACACGAACATGACGAAAGACATTTATCCAGAAAACGGAGGGTGGCCGGACCATGCACTCCGGCGTCCCACCACCCTCGATGAGGCGGCGCGGACGATCATGTATTTGGCCGGGCTCGAACACGTTTCCGGACAGGTCTGGAACTGCGACAGCAGGCTGTTGTGA
- the purN gene encoding phosphoribosylglycinamide formyltransferase → MWLKRTAPLRVAVLASGRGSNLQAIIDAIEAGHVEATITAVISNKKDAQALERARTHGVPDLFVDPKPFAGQPDSREAYDRAILEILEQRDVELVLLAGYMKIVTSVLVNAYRNRMMNIHPSLLPSFPGLHGQKQALDWGCKLAGCTVHFVTEGVDEGPIIVQAAVPIFDDDTPDTLAARILVQEHKIYPRAVQLFAEGRLRVEGRRVYIDGGFDRSHHESQALISPA, encoded by the coding sequence ATGTGGCTTAAGCGAACGGCTCCGTTGCGGGTGGCGGTGTTGGCGTCGGGCCGCGGGTCCAACCTTCAGGCGATCATCGATGCCATCGAAGCCGGACACGTCGAAGCCACGATCACGGCCGTCATCAGCAACAAAAAAGATGCCCAGGCCTTGGAGCGGGCGCGCACCCATGGAGTGCCCGATCTCTTCGTCGATCCGAAACCCTTTGCCGGACAGCCGGACAGCCGCGAAGCCTATGATCGGGCGATCCTGGAGATTCTCGAGCAACGGGATGTCGAACTGGTGTTGCTCGCCGGCTACATGAAGATCGTGACCTCCGTCCTGGTCAACGCCTACCGGAACCGGATGATGAACATTCATCCCTCGTTGCTGCCCTCGTTTCCCGGCCTGCACGGCCAGAAGCAGGCGTTGGATTGGGGTTGCAAACTGGCCGGCTGCACCGTCCATTTCGTCACCGAAGGGGTGGACGAGGGGCCGATCATCGTCCAGGCCGCCGTGCCGATTTTTGACGATGACACTCCCGACACCCTCGCCGCCCGCATCCTCGTTCAAGAGCACAAGATCTATCCCCGAGCCGTGCAACTCTTTGCCGAAGGCCGCCTCCGCGTCGAAGGTCGCCGCGTCTATATCGACGGCGGGTTCGACCGTTCCCACCACGAATCCCAGGCGCTCATCAGCCCGGCGTAG
- the purM gene encoding phosphoribosylformylglycinamidine cyclo-ligase, which translates to MTTYREAGVDIDAGDEFVDRIKPLVRSTFRPEVLTDLGGFGGLFGLRAEQYKEPVLVSGTDGVGTKLKIAFFMDRHDTVGIDLVAMCVNDIVVSGAEPLFFLDYFATGKLSVAKAQDVVKGIAEGCRQAECALIGGETAEMPSFYRDGEYDLAGFAVGVVEKSKIIDGRSITPGDVLIGLASSGLHSNGYSLARRVLFEQEKLTVDSQVPELDRTVGEELLTPTRIYVKPILSLIRAFPIKGLAHITGGGITENLPRVLPAGVKARVDRRAWIVPPVFTVLGRLGNIEPKEMYRVFNMGIGMVLVVPPDAADSVVSRAIDLGERAHVIGEIVVSPSAEPEVEYVA; encoded by the coding sequence ATGACCACGTATCGAGAAGCCGGCGTCGATATCGACGCGGGCGATGAATTCGTCGATCGCATCAAGCCGCTTGTGCGCTCCACCTTTCGGCCGGAAGTCTTGACCGACCTGGGCGGCTTCGGCGGCCTGTTCGGCCTGCGGGCGGAGCAGTACAAAGAACCGGTGCTGGTCTCCGGTACCGACGGGGTCGGGACCAAGCTCAAAATCGCCTTCTTCATGGATCGGCACGACACGGTCGGCATCGACCTGGTCGCCATGTGTGTGAACGATATCGTGGTGAGCGGGGCCGAGCCGCTCTTCTTCCTGGACTACTTCGCGACGGGCAAACTTTCAGTCGCCAAGGCCCAGGACGTCGTCAAGGGTATCGCCGAAGGGTGTCGCCAAGCCGAATGTGCTCTCATCGGCGGCGAGACGGCCGAGATGCCGTCGTTCTACCGCGACGGTGAATATGACCTGGCCGGTTTTGCGGTCGGGGTCGTTGAAAAATCCAAGATCATCGACGGTCGATCGATTACACCGGGCGATGTGTTGATCGGACTGGCGTCGAGCGGCCTGCACAGCAATGGTTACTCGCTGGCGCGCCGCGTCCTGTTCGAACAGGAAAAGTTGACGGTGGATAGTCAGGTGCCGGAGCTTGATCGAACCGTAGGTGAAGAACTGCTCACCCCGACCAGAATCTATGTGAAACCAATTCTGTCCCTCATCCGTGCGTTTCCCATCAAAGGCCTGGCTCACATCACCGGAGGAGGGATCACGGAGAACCTGCCGCGCGTTCTTCCCGCTGGTGTGAAAGCACGCGTGGACCGACGGGCCTGGATCGTGCCGCCAGTGTTCACGGTGCTGGGCAGACTGGGGAACATTGAGCCGAAAGAGATGTATCGCGTGTTCAACATGGGGATCGGCATGGTCTTGGTCGTGCCGCCGGATGCCGCGGATTCGGTCGTTTCTCGAGCCATCGATCTTGGCGAACGTGCGCACGTGATCGGCGAGATCGTTGTTTCCCCGTCGGCGGAACCGGAGGTGGAGTATGTGGCTTAA
- a CDS encoding SRPBCC family protein, translating to MKMFMGNSGRTTLVSLGRPDRSRWVFMGLLLFVVALHVTLGGRDRWASASSDVSVDALEVAQDPTGGVRATARLLLPAKTEVIHDLLTDYVRWPELFDVRMRLAGLTVQDGVATVDLRIAHPLLPGERRLVTESRIVPGGGLVTDLKGGDFKRYHRVWTLHQVGEGNQTQADFELAFEIESFVPDWLVAVAVRQELEAHFRILKQKAVERARSSSRPPSPE from the coding sequence ATGAAAATGTTCATGGGGAACAGCGGCCGCACGACGTTGGTTTCTCTCGGACGACCTGATCGGAGCCGATGGGTCTTCATGGGGCTGCTGCTTTTTGTCGTCGCACTGCATGTGACTCTCGGAGGTCGGGATCGTTGGGCGTCGGCTTCATCGGATGTCTCGGTCGATGCGTTGGAGGTGGCCCAAGATCCGACGGGCGGCGTGCGCGCCACCGCCCGGCTCTTATTGCCGGCCAAGACGGAAGTCATTCACGACCTATTGACCGATTATGTCCGCTGGCCCGAACTGTTCGACGTCCGCATGAGGCTCGCCGGATTGACCGTACAAGACGGAGTCGCCACCGTCGATCTCAGGATTGCACATCCTCTGTTGCCGGGGGAACGCCGGTTGGTGACGGAATCGCGGATCGTACCGGGTGGCGGCCTGGTGACCGATCTCAAGGGAGGAGATTTCAAACGCTATCACCGCGTCTGGACCCTGCACCAAGTCGGAGAAGGGAATCAGACACAGGCCGATTTTGAATTGGCCTTTGAGATCGAATCCTTTGTGCCCGATTGGCTGGTGGCGGTCGCGGTTCGGCAGGAGTTGGAAGCGCACTTTCGAATCCTCAAGCAAAAGGCGGTGGAACGTGCACGATCCTCGTCCCGCCCGCCGTCTCCGGAGTAA
- the bioD gene encoding dethiobiotin synthase, whose amino-acid sequence MSRGMFITGTDTGVGKTVVSAALAIALKRLGHRVGVMKPIETGLSPSRPFQSDAARLRRAVACRETLETVSPYRFSLPAAPLTAAEHEGRTITLSIIRNGYRRLSERYDWMIVEGVGGVLVPITASVDVAALISQLNLPALVVGRSGLGGINHARLTIEALRRRKIPVVALLLNRTGPLTSPKARAQERSTIDLLRRQAAVPVLGPLPHRPTLARDFHQAASRLARHTAITTLTLMISSDG is encoded by the coding sequence ATGAGCCGGGGCATGTTCATCACGGGCACCGATACGGGCGTCGGCAAGACAGTGGTCTCGGCGGCCCTGGCGATCGCGCTGAAACGGCTCGGCCACAGGGTGGGCGTCATGAAACCGATTGAAACCGGGCTCTCTCCCTCTCGGCCCTTTCAATCCGACGCCGCTCGGCTTCGTCGCGCAGTTGCCTGTCGGGAAACACTGGAAACCGTCAGCCCCTATCGTTTCTCACTGCCGGCGGCCCCCCTCACCGCCGCCGAACACGAAGGACGGACGATTACTCTCTCGATCATCCGCAACGGCTACCGCCGGCTGTCCGAACGTTATGATTGGATGATTGTCGAAGGTGTGGGCGGGGTCCTGGTCCCCATCACGGCGAGCGTGGATGTCGCCGCCTTGATCTCTCAATTGAACCTGCCGGCGTTGGTTGTCGGGCGATCCGGCCTGGGAGGCATCAACCATGCCCGGTTGACGATCGAGGCACTTCGCCGAAGAAAGATTCCGGTCGTCGCCTTGTTGCTCAATCGAACCGGCCCGCTCACGTCACCGAAGGCTCGCGCGCAGGAGCGGAGCACCATTGACTTGCTCAGACGGCAGGCCGCCGTGCCGGTGTTGGGACCGTTGCCTCATCGGCCGACTCTGGCGCGGGACTTTCACCAAGCGGCATCTCGCCTTGCCCGACACACTGCGATCACGACCTTGACTCTGATGATTTCATCAGACGGATGA
- a CDS encoding dihydrofolate reductase family protein, whose product MSKVFVNISLSLDGYMAPEGMTMANWDNPDYKDWGVKWGALMGWIFNQQYFLENLKLGPGGETGPVNELLRNTTERIGANIMGRRMFDGGERGWPEAAPFHTPVYVLTHEKREPWVRPGGTTFYFVNEGPERALELARESAGSRDIRIAGGADAIQQYLNLGVVDELEIALVPVLNTKNGSRPAPSRSIAG is encoded by the coding sequence ATGAGCAAAGTATTCGTCAACATCAGCCTTAGTCTCGATGGCTACATGGCGCCGGAAGGCATGACCATGGCGAACTGGGACAACCCTGACTACAAGGACTGGGGTGTCAAGTGGGGTGCGCTGATGGGCTGGATATTCAACCAACAGTACTTCCTCGAGAATCTCAAGCTCGGACCAGGCGGAGAGACCGGCCCAGTCAATGAGTTGCTTCGCAACACCACGGAGCGTATCGGTGCTAACATTATGGGCAGGCGAATGTTCGACGGTGGGGAGCGCGGTTGGCCAGAGGCGGCTCCGTTTCACACGCCGGTATACGTTCTTACCCATGAGAAACGCGAACCCTGGGTACGCCCCGGTGGGACGACCTTTTACTTCGTCAATGAAGGGCCGGAGCGTGCCCTAGAGTTGGCTCGGGAATCCGCAGGCAGTCGTGATATTCGTATCGCGGGTGGAGCGGATGCGATCCAGCAGTACCTGAACCTGGGTGTCGTTGACGAGTTGGAAATTGCCTTGGTACCTGTGCTGAATACAAAGAACGGCTCAAGGCCCGCTCCAAGTAGATCGATAGCTGGATAA
- the thiE gene encoding thiamine phosphate synthase, whose protein sequence is MNPILSGLYVILDPSCSPARPLVDILKEAAEAGVRLFQYRNKGASMKEAYEEALGLRRAASACGVTFIVNDRCDLALAVDADGVHVGQDDLPYEYARRVMGPHKLIGLSTHNPEQVMEADRLRPDYIGFGPIFKPGSKRDHDPVVGIQGLTMVRPLTSLPVFAIGGITVQNAEAVFKAGADGIAVISAIMNAADVKQVVGAFIRLMKSSESRS, encoded by the coding sequence ATGAACCCGATCTTATCCGGTCTCTACGTCATTCTTGACCCTTCATGTTCTCCAGCTCGACCGCTTGTTGATATCCTGAAAGAGGCCGCCGAGGCCGGCGTCCGATTGTTTCAATACCGCAACAAGGGCGCGTCGATGAAAGAGGCCTATGAAGAAGCCCTCGGGCTCAGGCGAGCGGCGTCGGCGTGCGGCGTCACGTTCATCGTCAATGATCGGTGCGATCTGGCGTTGGCCGTTGACGCGGACGGCGTCCATGTGGGGCAGGATGATTTACCCTATGAATATGCTCGCCGCGTCATGGGGCCCCACAAACTGATCGGACTGTCCACGCACAATCCAGAGCAAGTGATGGAGGCCGACAGGCTCAGGCCGGACTACATCGGTTTCGGACCGATCTTCAAGCCGGGATCGAAACGGGATCATGATCCGGTCGTCGGAATACAGGGGCTGACGATGGTTCGACCGCTCACCTCCTTGCCCGTTTTTGCAATCGGCGGCATCACGGTTCAAAACGCCGAGGCAGTTTTCAAAGCGGGAGCCGACGGCATCGCGGTGATTTCCGCGATCATGAACGCGGCCGACGTGAAGCAGGTCGTCGGGGCGTTCATCCGTCTGATGAAATCATCAGAGTCAAGGTCGTGA
- a CDS encoding sigma-54-dependent transcriptional regulator, with translation MSASILVVDDEEAIRTSLRSILEDEGYQVMVASGGDEALKIYGTDPPDLMLLDIWMPEMDGLETLRRVKELTPAAQVMMMSGHGSIETAVKAIKLGAYDYIEKPLSLESVTLRVKHALEQFRLEQENRALRTKVQRKFELVGQSPAMQRLRQLIGTAGPTNSRVLIGGENGTGKELVARAIHLHSARADHPFIAVNCAAIPETLIESELFGHEKGAFTGATSMKRGQFEQADGGTLFLDEIGDMSLNTQAKVLRALQEQQFTRVGGTKLIKVDVRVLAASNKDLETEIQKGRFREDLYYRLNVVPIVVPPLRERREDIPALVRHFMKIHAEEQGLRIKEVSPEAMTMLQQYEWPGNIRELRNLVERLMIMVPGPVIEASHVTMSVHAKTVHSAASTQADGRAASVLFSKSYDSLKDARNAFEKEYIGRKLREHHWNISRTAEDLKIERSHLHRKIKLLDVEMRPEG, from the coding sequence ATGTCGGCTTCAATATTGGTAGTGGACGACGAAGAGGCGATTCGGACGTCGCTGCGCAGCATTCTGGAAGATGAAGGGTATCAGGTCATGGTGGCGTCCGGGGGAGATGAAGCGCTCAAAATCTATGGAACCGACCCGCCTGATCTGATGCTGCTCGACATTTGGATGCCGGAGATGGACGGGTTGGAGACGCTGCGCCGGGTCAAGGAGCTCACCCCGGCCGCTCAAGTGATGATGATGTCCGGCCACGGGTCCATCGAAACGGCGGTCAAGGCCATCAAGCTCGGCGCCTACGATTACATCGAGAAGCCGCTGTCGCTGGAGAGTGTGACATTGCGGGTGAAGCATGCGCTGGAACAGTTTCGGTTGGAGCAGGAGAACCGAGCCCTGCGGACGAAGGTACAGCGGAAGTTTGAGTTGGTGGGGCAGTCGCCGGCCATGCAGCGGCTGCGGCAGTTGATCGGAACCGCCGGCCCGACGAACAGTCGGGTGCTGATCGGCGGCGAAAACGGGACGGGCAAGGAGCTGGTCGCGCGCGCCATTCATCTCCACAGCGCCAGGGCCGACCATCCGTTCATTGCCGTCAACTGCGCGGCCATCCCCGAGACGTTGATCGAGAGCGAACTGTTCGGCCACGAGAAAGGCGCGTTTACCGGCGCCACCTCGATGAAACGAGGCCAGTTTGAGCAGGCCGACGGCGGCACTCTGTTTCTCGACGAGATCGGCGACATGAGCCTCAATACACAGGCCAAGGTCTTGCGCGCCTTGCAGGAGCAGCAGTTTACGCGGGTGGGCGGCACCAAGCTCATCAAGGTGGACGTGCGAGTGTTGGCCGCGTCAAACAAAGATCTCGAAACGGAAATTCAGAAGGGGCGCTTCCGGGAGGACCTCTATTACCGATTAAACGTCGTTCCGATCGTCGTGCCGCCGCTGCGCGAGCGGCGAGAGGATATTCCCGCCTTGGTCCGTCACTTTATGAAGATCCACGCCGAGGAGCAGGGATTGCGTATCAAAGAAGTGTCGCCCGAGGCGATGACGATGCTGCAACAATACGAGTGGCCCGGTAACATTCGGGAACTGCGCAATCTGGTCGAGCGGTTGATGATCATGGTGCCGGGTCCCGTGATCGAGGCGTCGCACGTCACCATGTCCGTACACGCAAAAACCGTTCACTCCGCCGCGTCTACTCAGGCGGACGGGCGGGCCGCCTCCGTGCTGTTTTCCAAGTCGTATGACTCGCTCAAGGACGCCCGGAACGCCTTTGAGAAGGAATATATCGGCCGCAAGCTGCGGGAACATCACTGGAACATTTCGCGAACGGCCGAAGATCTCAAGATTGAGCGCAGTCATCTCCATCGCAAGATCAAGCTGCTGGACGTGGAGATGAGGCCGGAGGGATGA
- a CDS encoding DUF1844 domain-containing protein, translating into MSEQEQGFVVRDRRGSGGSGTSGPSAAEETRAASSSRPDVEAPQEAPPLPVTFSSFVISLGSSALMLMGEQLDPRQEAISVNLPQAKEIIDLLSVLEEKTKGNLTSEEQTVLRDMLYALRLKYVALVPSK; encoded by the coding sequence ATGAGCGAACAGGAACAAGGGTTTGTGGTGCGGGATCGGCGGGGGAGCGGCGGGTCGGGGACGAGCGGACCATCGGCGGCCGAAGAGACGCGGGCGGCATCCTCATCGAGGCCTGACGTCGAGGCGCCGCAGGAGGCTCCGCCGCTTCCGGTGACGTTCTCGTCATTCGTCATTTCGTTGGGCTCTTCCGCGTTGATGTTGATGGGGGAGCAACTGGATCCTCGTCAAGAGGCGATATCCGTCAATCTCCCCCAGGCGAAAGAAATCATCGACCTCCTCTCGGTTTTGGAAGAAAAGACCAAAGGCAATCTGACGTCCGAAGAGCAGACGGTCTTGCGGGATATGCTCTATGCGCTTCGCCTGAAGTACGTTGCGTTGGTCCCGTCTAAGTAG
- the queG gene encoding tRNA epoxyqueuosine(34) reductase QueG, translated as MTLTESIKREAFALGFDAVGIARIDEQERSRADAGSRADARPASVASSPNLLLNRLGEWLRRGYQGTMAWMSRDPAKRSDPRLVLPGCRSIISVGLNYLTEHRADERPGHGRIARYAWGQDYHKVFRDRLRQLERRIQSLAPDAHTRSYADTGPIMEKAWAERAGLGWIGKHSNLVSAEHGSWLLLGEVLTTLVLDADEPATDLCGSCSLCVQACPTGAIVEPYVVDATRCISYLTIELRGPQEEIPTDLQQRMDNKIFGCDDCLDVCPFNLRAEPTDEPTFQPMPLALAPNLDTLSGLDESTFSALFQRSPIRRAKLDGLRRNAAIAQRNQRSHSQSPLQPKP; from the coding sequence ATGACCCTCACAGAATCCATCAAACGAGAAGCCTTCGCCCTGGGGTTCGACGCCGTCGGCATCGCGCGGATCGATGAACAGGAGCGCTCTCGGGCGGACGCCGGTTCACGGGCCGACGCCCGCCCGGCATCCGTCGCTTCGTCGCCGAATCTTTTGCTGAACCGCCTGGGCGAATGGCTCCGTCGCGGCTACCAGGGGACCATGGCCTGGATGAGCCGTGACCCGGCAAAACGGTCCGACCCTCGGCTGGTACTGCCGGGTTGTCGGTCCATCATCTCCGTCGGGCTCAATTATTTGACCGAACATCGAGCGGACGAACGACCCGGCCATGGCCGCATCGCCCGCTATGCCTGGGGACAGGATTATCACAAGGTTTTTCGCGATCGGCTTAGGCAGCTTGAAAGACGGATCCAGAGCCTGGCGCCGGACGCCCACACCCGCTCGTATGCCGACACCGGTCCCATCATGGAGAAAGCCTGGGCGGAACGGGCCGGGCTCGGATGGATCGGTAAACATTCAAACCTGGTTTCAGCGGAGCATGGCTCCTGGCTCTTATTGGGAGAGGTATTGACGACCCTGGTGTTGGATGCCGACGAACCGGCCACCGACCTTTGCGGCAGTTGCTCGCTCTGCGTTCAGGCCTGTCCGACCGGCGCCATTGTTGAACCCTATGTGGTCGATGCCACCCGGTGCATTTCGTACCTGACCATCGAATTGCGCGGTCCTCAAGAAGAAATTCCAACCGACCTCCAACAACGGATGGATAACAAGATCTTTGGGTGCGACGACTGCCTCGACGTCTGCCCGTTTAATCTCCGCGCCGAACCGACCGATGAACCGACCTTTCAACCGATGCCCTTGGCCCTTGCACCGAACCTCGACACCCTGTCCGGCTTGGATGAATCGACCTTCTCCGCCCTGTTTCAGCGGAGTCCGATTCGGCGGGCTAAACTTGACGGGCTTCGTCGCAACGCGGCCATCGCGCAACGGAATCAACGCTCCCACTCCCAGTCTCCTCTCCAGCCGAAGCCCTAG